In Spirochaeta isovalerica, the genomic window TCCGGAGGAAGAGGTGGTGGGTTCGAGCCCCGCATCGATCACACTTTAGGCACCTTTTAAGGTGCCTGTCTTATTTATAATTAGCGGGGCTCGATCCGAAATGAGCGCCGAGCAAGTGCGAGGATTAGCCGGCATGGATGCCGGCGACAGCGAATGCAGGTGGCTTGGAGCCGCAGTCAGGAAGACTGCGAGCGGAAAGGAGCCCCGCATCGATCACACACTCAGGCACCTTTCAGGTGCCTGTTTTATTTTTTAAGTCGGGGCTCGATCATTTGTGCGCAAATCATGCTAAAATAAAATCTGTTAACAGGAGATCTCACGAATCATGGATTATCAGATAATTACCGCTGATTACAATTCCCCATACCTTGAACAACTGAAGAAATGGTTCGAATCGGAATGGAAAAGAGAGTACATTTTCCATAGGAATATTCCAAATCCCCTTATTGCCCTTTCAGGGGAAAGATTGTTAGGTGGTTTGGCTTTCACCGAATATCCGAATCCTGAAAAGGAAGGAATGGCCCTTTGGATCAATGCGCTATTTGTAAAGCAGGAAAATAGAAAATCTGGTATAGCTTCCGACTTGATCAGCGCTGCAAATGAAATGACAGGATCCGTGGAACTCTATGTATTGACTCATATACCGCTGCTTTATCAGAAATCGGGATGGACAATAATTTCAGTTGAAGAAAAGAATTCAGTACTCAAAGCACCGCTTCCATAATCGATATACTATCAGAAATTCATTAGTTTAATGGAAATCAGCAGAACTGGATCTGTCATTAATGCTGAATCGATTTCAGTTGTTTCAATTTCCAGATCAGATGAAAAACTCTTTTCCTCTATTAGTTAAATGTATATTCCGATAATTAAACAAACTCGTATTCAGGCATATTTTGAGACTAAATCATACCTGACTATAAGAAATCCCGTCAATTTTTTGAATTCGACCTAAAAGGCGAATTCTCGACAGATTGGGCGAGAATTAATTTAAATTTAATGGAATTTGTCAAAAATTCTATGATGGCACAGAAATTGCAATATATAAGTAGAAAGTTATGTCTATTTGTTTTTTTGATATATTAGGGAGTCCAAAATGAAAGAGAGAAAAGCTATTTTCAGGTTTATCCTGGCTGCTCTTCTTATATTAGCCGGGACATTTACATCATCGTGTGAACTGTTTACACCCGGATTAGGAGATGAGATCGATCTCGAAAAACCTGTCGTGGGAATTGAAAGCCACGGAAACGGGGATTACATCGGCGGAATAACTCATATCGCCGGATTCGTTTCCGATGATGCCGGTATATCATCAGTAACTCTCTCCATTAATGATAAAGACTTTCCTGCTACATTCGCCAATGGTGAATGGAGCCTCGATTTGACAACGACCGACTATGCTGACGGCGAGTATGAAATCAGCGTCAATGCTATCGATACAGCTGAGAAAGAATCGACGGTTTCCATGCTGCTCATTATCGATAACAAGCCTCCCACTGTTATCGTCACGACTCCCTCGCTCTATATCGGGAAAAAATTTAACGACCTGATTGAAATCAAAGGTGAAGCTTCAGATAAAACCCGTGTAAAAGAAGTTTGGATTAATGTCTATAATTCCACTGGCGATTTAATTCAAAGTGAGAAAGCGACAGGGACAACAAGTTGGTTTTATACACTGAATTCGAATGTTTTAACTGATCAGGATGAACATTATATAGATGTTATAGCTGTTGACTTTAACGGTAATCAGAATAATTGGTTTTATCATATCTCCGATATTTATGCGCTTTCCAACGACATAGCCAATGTTCCCAATATCGAGAAGATCGATGGTGTGGATAATCAGGGCGAACTGATTCCTATTGGACCATCAGGTATCATATCAGCTTCCTTCGATACTATCAGACTGACTGAGAGTGGTCCTGTTCATCTGACATTGGATATCGATCAGTCTTCCAATACTCCAGTAATCACTATTGATGGAATAACTGTTCTTGGTCCCAATTCGATTTATCCCGATGGAAGCATTACCGGATCAGTTTCTGATGACGATCTTGTTATCGCTGGTACTCTTGAAATCGCAATTGATGAAGATAACGATGGGGGACCCGATAGAGATAATTGGATTCCCGTAAGTGGACCCCCTGCTGCAGATGGGAAAAGCATAGACTGGAGTCATAGTTTTGCCGGTTATGCTCAGGGAACGCATAGCTTCAGAATGAGAGTCTCAGATAGCGGTGGCACTCTTTTTGAACACACAGATCAGATCCCCATTACAGTCGACAATGGCCCCCCTTCTATACAGATCGATTCTCCAGCTGCCGGTGCTATATTCACTTCATCATTTACCATCGATGGTAGTGCTTCTGATGGCGATATCGTCAGTTCGGTGGAAATCTCCCTGGATGGAGGTTCAACATGGACAAATGCGAATACAACTCCGGCTTTACCATCAGATAGTGTTTCCTGGGATTATGATTTCACAGTTCAGGCTGATGGATCTACAGATGCTGATTATGATTATCAGATTCGCGTCACAGATGGTTCCGGTAGATTTTCTCTTATGGATAGAAGTGTTAAAGTTGATGCTACAATTCCTACTGCCCAAATTGAACTGTCTCCGGAATCTTCAACAGTCAATGGAACAAATGTACTCATTCGCGGAACTTCAAATGATAATAGAACAATTGATAAATTATACCTAAGCATTAACCCTGAAAGTGTTGCACCTCCCGCAGACATTACAACATGGCTAGATGAAGATGATGGTGTAACAGGAAAATATTCGTGGACCTATACACTGGATAGTACAACACTAATAGATGGAAATTATGATATAACTGTCGTTTCCGTTGATATTGCTGGTAATGAATCGACTCCTTTTACCAAAACGATTACTGTTGATCAGGAAAGTGACAGACCAGTAATCACTTTCAGTGATATAGATAAAAATGAAACTGTAGCAAGTAATAATGTTCTCACAGGTGCAAACTTTCTTGTTGGATTTATTTCTGAGGATGATCTTTTTGACCCTTCACTCTTCAGCGGAAACGCTATCGAGATCTCTATCGATGGAGGCGGATGGGTTCCAGTTTCAATACCACCACTTTCTAGTGGGACATATGTAAAGTGGCAACATGATATCTCTACTCTGGCAGAAGGAGAACATAATGTAAAAGTTCGAGCCAGAGATAGTCTGTTTGTTGGCACTGTGGGTGATTCAAGTACTTCTGTCGAATATATATCAAACTATAATTGGGCTATTGAAGATTCTGTTGATCAGAATGGAATACCTTTCATCCTCAATAGTGGTCCTCCAATCATTACAATAAATCCATTCTCTTCCAGTTATTTCGTGGGAACTGTTACTATAGAAGGCAATGCTGTCGATGCAAATGGAGTTTCCGATGTCGATATCAGTTTTGACAATGGTCTAACCTGGACAGAAATCCCCATAACTCCTGGAACATCGGTAAACTGGACTTATGACTTTACTGGTCCCGATGGAACATATGACTTTAA contains:
- a CDS encoding GNAT family N-acetyltransferase, encoding MDYQIITADYNSPYLEQLKKWFESEWKREYIFHRNIPNPLIALSGERLLGGLAFTEYPNPEKEGMALWINALFVKQENRKSGIASDLISAANEMTGSVELYVLTHIPLLYQKSGWTIISVEEKNSVLKAPLP